In Acidobacteriota bacterium, the genomic stretch GCGATGATGCTTGCTCAGCGTCTGTATGAAGGTGTGGAACTGGGGGATGAAGGATCGGTAGGTCTGATTACCTACATGCGTACCGATTCGATGCGTGTTGCGCAAGATGCGCTCGACGAAGTGCGCGAACTTGTTGCCTCGAATTTTGGCAAAGAGTTTCTTCCAGAGTCGCCCAATATTTACAAGTCGAAGAAGGACGCGCAAGAGGCGCACGAAGCGATTCGTCCGACATCTGCACTGCGTCACCCTGACTTGGTAAAACAGTATTTGCAGGAAGATGAATTCAAGGTTTACAAGCTCATTTGGCAGCGCTTTGTCGCTTCACAAATGATGCCCGCTGTATTCGACCAGACCTCAGTTGATATCGACGCCGTCGCGGATCGCACTTACAACTTCCGCGTGACAGGTTCTGTGCTCAAGTTTGAAGGCTTCCTCAAGGTTTATGAAGAATCGAAGGAAGTCAAGGACGAAGAGGATGAGGCGCTGAAACACAAGCTGCCGCCGCTGGAAGCAGATCAGAAGCTCACACTGAAGGATTTGAAACCGGAGCAGCACTTCACCGAACCTCCGCCGCGTTACAACGAAGCCTCGCTCGTAAAGGAATTGGAAGAGCGTGGCATCGGTCGTCCATCGACATATGCCGCCATTCTGGGAACCATACAGGAGCGCCAGTACGTGCAGAAGATCGGCGGCAAGTTCATTCCAACGGAAATCGGTCTCGTCGTAACCGACTTGCTGGTGAAGAACTTTGCGGAGATCTTCGATCCGGCTTACACAGCTCGCCTCGAAGAGGAACTCGACGAAATTGAGGAGGGCAAAGAGAAGTGGACCGACGCGATGTCGGAGTTCTACAAACGCTTCCAAAAGGACCTGAAGTATGCGCAGAAGCACATGGAGAATGTGAAGCGCATGGAGAAGCCCACTGATGAGAAGTGCGAGCGCTGTGGCTCGCCACTCGTCCTGAAGTGGGGCAAGTTCGGTTCATTCTTCGCCTGCAGCGCGTACGACAAGGAAGATCCCAATAGCTGCACGTTCACCAAAGAGAACGTCATCGATCTACCCGATCTCGAAAATGCCGACCTGCAGGAAACTACGCAGGAGGAATACTGCGAGAATTGTGGACGCACGATGGTCCTGAAGCGAGGCCGTTTCGGTCAGTTCATGGCTTGCACCGGATATCCAGAGTGCAAGACGACGCGCCGTCTCGATCAGGGCAAGAAGGTTCCCGACGTTCCGCTGGAGGAGATTTGTCCGAAATGCGGCCGCAACATGGTGCTGCGTCACGGCCGCTATGGCGAATTTGTATCTTGCAGCGGATATCCTGAATGCAAGTACGTGAAACAGAACTTCATCGGAGTGAGCTGCCCGCTATGCGCGACGGAAGGACGCAAGGACGGCGAGTTGGTGGAAAAGAAGGCCCGGCGTCGCGGCAACATCTTCTACGGCTGCTCGAATTACCCAAAGTGCGAGTTCACTTCCGCATACAAACCTGTTGCCGAGGAATGTCCGGAGTGCGGCAGCCCATATCTGCTTGAGAAGAATTTGAAAGCAGGTACCTTCCTGGTGTGCCCGAACAACAAGCGCACGGCCTCGGAGGAGGAAGAGCCTCAGCCGAAACGCAAGAAGAAGCCGGCAAAGGCCAAACGCGAGGCTGCGGCTGAGACTACCGAAGCCCCAATCGTCAAGTGCGACTACTCGAAGCAAGTCGCCACCAAGGAACCTGTGGCAGTGGCGTAACGCGCACTTCTGTTTTTCTAAGCGACTAAGGTCGCCAATGCTTCGCGGTTTTCATTTCGCAGGTACTTTACTTTCTTACTCCTTTGCCGCTGGCCTGGGAGCGGAGGTCCAGTAACTCCGGATCGGTTCAGGTCTTGAGGGCGAAGATAAACCGATTTAGCCTCGTCCATTCGGATTCAGAGTACCCCCATAGGCCAAATTGCCTCGAACGCTAGCCGCCATCTCAGCGAAATTTGCAAATCCGATAAAGTGCGCCGTGAAAGCGCGTCCTGATACGTTCTAATAGAAGATGTCTGTGCAGTTTCAGCTTCTGATCCTCAGTGCCTCATTCGGCGTCAATTCGAGCATTTTTGAGGCACTCCAGATGCACTTTTGAGGCACATTCAAAGCCAGTTTGGGGCAGTTTTGTACAACTTATCAGCGCATGACGGTGCCTGGAGATGCGGAAATCGGTTACGATAGCGATCGCCCATCCATATTCAAAAGGAGTTCCGCAATGGCTGATCAGACTCTCTCTCCAGGTATGACCAACAAAGCAACGCACGGCGATGTCGACATCATTTTGCGCTTGTATCAAATGCGATGCGAACCGGTGATGCGCGAAGCCCGCAAGTTCATGACTTTCGACTTCTGGCCGAGCAGTTTTGAGGAGCTTGGCAAACTCTTCGGCGCCGGAGGAAAGGAGTTCGCTTACTTCCGCCAGGTAACTTCCTATTGGGACATGGCGATGTCATTCGTGGCACGTGGTGCGCTCGATCAGCACCTGTTCCTCGACAACTGCAACGAAATGATCTTCAACTACGTGAAGCTGAAACCGTTTCTCTCCGGATTACGCGAGACGGTCAACCCAATGTTCTGGAAAAGAATTGAAGATTTCCTTACCAGCTCACCTGAGGCACAGCAGAAGGTTGAGAGCATCACCAAAAATGTGGAGCGCGTCCGCGAGCAGCGTAGGAAAGCTGCGGCGGCTTAATCCCCAAAGACAACACGAAGGTCACGAAGGCGCACAGCGAGACGTCACGAAGCTCCTTCGTGTCCTTGGTGAGCACTTCGTATCCTTCGTGTTCGCTCTTCCCCCGGCTGTGCTCCCCGGGTACTACCGTCCAGTGGTAAGATGCCCCAGTTCCTTCCAACCTCACTTCTGAGGAGGCAGTATGGCAACAGCAACTCCGCTGCAGATGCAAGATGCAGTCAGTCAATTCTTAGCAACCCCAAGGAAACTTCTAATCGACGGCAGATGGGTCGCTGCTTCGTCGGGTAAGACATTTGATTCCATCGATCCCGCAACAGGTGAAGTCCTCGCCCGAGTGGCTGAAGGCGACAAGGCAGATATCGATGCCGCGGTAAAGGCGGCGCGCCGCGCATTTGAGAATGGTCCCTGGACCAAGATGTCGGCGAGCGAGCGTGGTCGTATCATCTGGAAAATCGCCGATCTGCTCGAAGAGCACACTGAAGAATTCGCCGAACTTGAAACTCTGGACAACGGTAAGCCGATTTCGGTCTCGCGCGTTGCCGACGTTCCGCTCGCCGTCGATCTATTTCGCTACATGGCAGGATGGTCAACTAAGATCGAGGGCAACACGATTCCCATTGCGGGACCATTCTTCGCCTACACTCGACGTGAGCCTATCGGAGTCGTCGGACAGATCATCCCGTGGAACTTCCCGCTGCTGATGGCGGCATGGAAACTTGGACCTGCGCTCGCGACTGGATGCACCGTCGTTCTCAAACCGGCCGAGCAGACTCCTCTGTCTGCAGTGCGTCTGGGGGAACTGGCGATGGAAGCTGGACTTCCTCCCGGTGTGTTGAACATTGTCACCGGCTTCGGCGAAACTGCCGGCGCTGCGCTGGCAGCCCATCCAGATGTGGACAAGATCGCCTTCACCGGCTCTACCGAAGTCGGAAAGTTGATTGTTCACGCTGCCGCCGGAAATCTGAAGAAGGTGACTCTCGAGTTGGGCGGCAAGTCGCCGAACATCGTTTTTGACGATGCCGATGTGAACAAAGCGACTGCAGGCGCTGCCAACGCGATCTTCTTCAATCACGGACAATGCTGCTGCGCCGGCTCTCGTCTCTTCGTGGAAGACAAAATCTTCGACAAGGTAGTCGAGGGTGTGTCGGAATCGGCGAAAAAGATCCGTGTGGGTCCAGGTATGAACACCGACACGCAGATGGGACCGCTGGTTTCCGAAGAGCAGTTCCGGCGCGTGTGCGGCTACATGGAGGCAGGCCTGAATGAAGGTGCGAAGGCGGTGGTTGGTGGGAAGAAAGTCGGCAATCGTGGTTATTTCGTTGAGCCGACGGTTCTGGTCAACACCAATCCCAAAATGAAAGTGGTGCAAGAGGAGATTTTTGGGCCGGTGGTTACAGCGATGCCTTTCAAGAGTGTCGGCGAGATCGCCGCCGAAGCCAACAACACTAGCTATGGACTTGCGGCGGGCATTTGGACGAAAGACATCGGCAAAGCCCACGCTCTAGCGAATAAACTGAAGGCCGGTACGGTGTGGATCAACTGCTACAACGTCTTCGACGCGGCCATGCCTTTCGGCGGTTACAAGCAATCCGGATGGGGCCGTGAAATGGGTAAAGAAGCTCTGGAGCTCTACACCGAGACCAAAGCGGTTTGCGTGAAGATTAACTGAGCTGGATTCCTATAATAGGAAGAGGCCGGAAGAGTCCTCCGGCCTCTTTGTTTCGTATCGTAAGTTATTTACCCTCAATTTGGTTAGCGCCTTTCATCCAGCGCCCTGCGCCCATAGCAGCTGATGTGTCGGCTGTTGTTGTGGCGCGGGGGATCTGCTGTTTTCGCTGCTGATCAAACGGCAGACCCCAGCCCGCCTCAGATTCAATGGGCAAATGCGGCTGCCATGCTACGGCCTGAGGGGTGACATCAGGTATTTTGACGTCGTTCGTGGACCTCAAGCTGAGCTGAAGCCCTCGAAAAATGCAAGTAGATCCTTAGCTCTTAGCAAGTCTCTTCAGGACTGAGCGATACTTTTGCATCACTTTCCTTGCGACCCGCAGCTTGTGCCCCTGAGTCTCCGGTGCTCCACGGAAGCGTTTCCCGACTGCTTCTTAAGCCGCTGTTGCTTCTTGCTTTGCGAGTGCGCATCATTCCGCTCGCAGCGTCTGCATAGGATCGATCGAGGCGGCCCGCCGAGCTGGAATCCAAGCGGCCGGCAAAGCGCCTGTAATCAACAACACGCAAGTAGCACCCAATACAAACGGATCTGTGGGCGAGACGCCATAGAGTAGATCGCGAACCAAACGAGTAGAAAGCAACGCTCCGAGCAGACCAACTAGGCATCCAAGTGCGACCTTCCGTACGATTTGAGCCGTGATCCACCGCTTTACGCTCTGTGGTTGAGCGCCGAGGGCGATGCGCACTGCGATCTCCGCTTTTCTAGATGCGACGGCATAAGCAGCCACGCCGAAAACTCCCAGAGCTGCAAGAAACAAGGCCAAGCCAGCAAAGATCGATAGCAGCAGAGTGAGGAACTGCCGCTGGCGCAGGCTCTGCGACAAGTAGTAGCTCATCGGGTGAATGCGGACTGGAACTTCTTTGTCGATAGTGTGAATTGCGGTTTCGGCGGCGGCTGCGATGCTTTCCGGATTTCCGCTGGTGCGCACCAGCAGCACCATGGTGCTGTGTTGTCCTTGGGCTTCAGGGACAAACATTTCAGGTTCCGTTTCAGCATCGAACCCGAACTGCTTTACATCGTCCACGACCCCGACGATCTGCAGCAGGTCACCGGCCTCGCCTCGACCGCCAAAGCGAAGCATATGTCCTACGGCGTCCCCAGTCGGCCACCATTTGCGCGCGAACGTCTGATTGACGACCGTAACGTGAGCTGAGGATGCGTTATCTGTCGAGAGAAACGTCCTTCCCGAAATAGTGCGAATTCCCGCAGCGCGAAAATAGTTTTCGTCTGCAACGTTGTGCAACGCAATCGGCAGATTCGGATCATCAGGCTGTATTCGGCCCGGAATGGTATAGAAGTAGTCTCCGCATTCGCCAACCAATGGTGGGGTGCATACGTTTCCGACATCAATCACGCCGGCGACGGCTCGCAGCCGATCGACTGCCGTAGAAAAGAAGCTCTGACTTGCTTGTTGCGCCTTGTATTTCTCGCCGGTGAGTACGATATCCAGGCTCAGCAGGTGCTCGGGTACAAAGCCTGGATTCACTGCGAGCGTCTTTCGCAGGCTCTGAAGCAACAGTCCAGTTCCGGCAACCAGCACAATCGTGACCGCCACCCCGGCGACGAGCAGGGAAGAGCGAATCACTTGCCGGCGATGTCCGGCATAGGCAGAAACTGAATGACTGCGTAATGCCTGCTCCGGGGCGATGCGCAAGGTAGCCCAGCCGGGGAGCACGCTGCAAACAATGGCGATGGCCGCGGTCACGGCAAAGCTAAACGTCAATACCGGCCATCGGATCGCCGTGTCTCCAAGGCGCGGAATATCTTGCGGCCCCAACCTCAGCAAGAACGGCAAAGATGCATATGCGATTAGAACGCCGGAGGCTCCGGCGAATACAGCCAGCCAAAGGCTCTCGCCCAGGGATTGCTGAAAGATGCGATATCCGCTCGCACCGAGAGCAGCGCGAACGGCATATTCCCGTTCCCGGTCGGCACTACGCGTTAGCAGCAAGTTGCTGACATTGGCACAGCCGACGAGGAGGACGATCGCTACCGCCGCCATCAACAACGAAAGCACCGGACGAATGGACTTGAAGTAGTTTTCCTGCAGACGATACATCAGCACCGAATGATCGCCATTGGTGGCCGGATACTCAGCTGCGATCCGCGCTGCAATTCCCTCCAGTTCAGCGCGCGCTGCATTCTCGGTAACTCCAGGACGCGGACGAGCCAGCACACTGATACTTCCATGCGCCGTCCGATTATTGAATGAAGGATCGGCAGCCTCGGGACCAAGCGGCACATACATGTCTTCGGGACGGCTGAGGAAGAAGTGAAACTCTGGCGGCATCACTCCGACGATGCTGTATGGTTTGCCGCTCAGGTTTACCGACGATCCAACTATTTTGGAATCGCCGTGAAGCTGATTTTGCCAAAACGAATGGCTCAGCATCACGACTGCCGGAGCGCCCGGCTTGTCCTCATTGGCACTGAATAGTCGGCCAAGAAATGGACGAGCGCCGAGGAGAGGAAAGAACTCGGCGGTCACTCTTGCTGCGCGCGGCAAACTGGTGTGGGTTCCGTCGAAGTAATCGAAGTGCTTTAAGTCGTAGGCCGCGAGTCCTTCAAAAGAATGTTGCTGCGCCCGCCACTCTTCGAAGTTCGGCCAGGCAACGCTCATAGCTTGCGCCTTCGCGGACTCGCGGAAAACGTACAGTTGTTCGGGATGCGGAAAGGGCAGGCTGTTGAGCAGTACCGCCTGGATCACGCTATATACGGCAGTCGTAACTCCCATGCCAAGAGCAAGCGTGAGAACCGCTGTAAGTGCGAAGCCCGGTGAATTGCGCAGACGGCGAAGGGAATAACTGAGATCCCGGATGATCATCATCAATACTTCTCCAGACAGCTTTCTCTCGGCTGGTGTGCATTTTCAGGGCCAGGCAGTTGCGATGCAAGTAGTTGTTTGTGGGTAGTGATTGGATAGATGTGGAACCGCAATGTTCCGAAAACAGCACCCAGTGTTCGAGCGCGAACACCGGCCTGGCAATCGGCTTCAACCCAGTGAAAGTCGAAGATTCCACCGAGTGCTCCGTTGCACAATCCGGCGCTAATGAAAGCCCATGACATTCCGCAACCCTCTGTGATAACTTACTACTTTGCGTCATGAAGCACTTGCAAGAAAACAGTAGCAACGTCGATGAGCTGTCGGCAAAGGAGCGAGCGGTTTATTCGCGCCTCAACCCTGGCCACGTGCCGCAGCACATAGCGATCATCATGGATGGGAATGGACGCTGGGCGAACCGGCGACACTTGCCCCGGTTTGTGGGACATCGTAGCGGAGTTCAGACAGTACGAGGCGTAGTAGAGACTGCGGCGCGAATCGGTTTGTCTTACTTGACGCTATACGCGTTCTCCGCAGAGAACTGGAAGCGACGCCCGCGCACGGAAGTAGATTTTCTGATGCAGTTGCTGCGTCAGTACCTCAAGCAGGAAGTTCCGCGTCTGAATCGGAACAATGTGCGCCTTACGTGCATTGGCCGCATCCATGAGTTGCCGAAGACGGTGCAGGAACGACTGAAGTGGGCTGAAGAGGCGACTGCCGGCAATACAGGCATGGTTTTGACACTGGCGCTCAACTACGGAGCACGCGCAGAGATCGTGGACGCCTTCCGCGCAATCATCACTGCGGCCAGGAACAATGGCGGGATCGATCATCTCCACATCGATGAAGAAGTCGTGAGCCGTCATTTGTATGGCACGATGCCAGATCCCGATTTGGTAATTCGCACGAGTGGCGAGCTACGCGTCAGCAATTTTCTACTCTGGCAGATCGCGTATGCCGAAATTTATGTGACTGGCAAGTTGTGGCCTGATTTTGAAGGCGTTGATCTGCTTGAGGCTATCGCCGACTATCAACGTCGCGATCGGCGCTACGGTGGGCTCAGCGCTTCCTCCAACGGACGTGCTCAGCGCGTCTCTGGAAACGGTACTCGGCCGGATGATTCGCTCGCCAGCGAGCTGGCCCTGCACAAATAGACACCTTTCAATCACTTTCGCGCGACTCCTCGGGATGATTTAATTTCTGCAATGCAGCGCGTTCTCACCGCAATTGTCCTCATTCCTCTCGTAGTGCTGGCGGTTTTCAAAGCGCCGTTCTGGCTGTTTGCCCTCATTCTCGCCATCATCGCTTTGCCATGCGCAGATGAGTACTTGAACATTGCGGCTGCGCACAATCTGAAGCCGTTGCGGACACTCACGTACGTCGCTGTGCTCGCAGTGCTCGGCTACTATTATGTTTCGGTTGTGATCCGTCAGGTGCGTCCCCTGGGTTTACCAGGTTTGCAGACGCTGCGCGATCCCTGGACGCAATACCAGATTCTGCTCGTCATGGTGAGTCTCATGCCTTTTGTGTTGCTGGTGGCCGCTATGCAAACAGAAGACTTGCGTCAGGCGCTTCCTTCCGCGGCGGTGTCATACATCGCGCTGCCATATATCGGTATCACTTTGGGATTCCTCCTCTTTACTCGCGGTCTAATCCCGGATGGAGCATTCGCGATTCTTTATTTATTGCTCGTGGTGTGGGCAGGCGATATCTGCGCCTACTATGTGGGAGGCGCAATCGGTCGGCATCGATTGGCGCCGCGTATCAGTCCTGGCAAATCATGGGAGGGCGCGGCTGCGTCGATAGTTGGCAGTATGATCGCTGGAACCTTGATGTTGGTTTATAACCGTCCTATCGCCGAAAGGCTTTACGACTGGAAGCTATTGGCAGGTGAGAGCGTCCTTTCGGCGAAGCCGAGTCCCGCGCCCAATGCCATCTGGATGGCTATCTTAGTTTCGGTATCAATCAACATCGCTGCTCAGCTTGGGGACCTTGTGGAGTCAATGATGAAGCGCGGCGCCGACATCAAGGACTCGGGAAGACTACTTCCGGGACATGGCGGCATACTCGATCGAGTTGATGCCTTGCTGCTGGCGTCACCAGTACTGTGGTACTATTGTTCTTTCCGCAAAATAAACTTCTAGACGTGAGTAATCCTCTCAATCCAGCTTCTCTGCTGGAAGTTTCTCCCGATTCCAAGCGCCGGATAGCCATCCTTGGTTCCACGGGATCCATCGGCGTCAGCACGCTAAAGATCGTTGAAGCTTACCCGGAACGCTTTAGCGTGACATCACTTGCGGCCGGGAACAATGTTGAAATTGCATTCGAGCAATGTCGCAGATGGCAGCCCAAGCTGATTTCAATGGCTACCGAGGAGCGAGCGTCTGAGCTGAAAAATCTGCTCAATGCGGTAGGTCTGCGGATTCCCGTTCTTTCCGCCGCGGCCGGCACAGTTCAGGTTGCCACTCATCATGACGCTGATTTTGTGGTGAGCGCCATCGTTGGTGTTGCTGGTCTGGAAGCGACGTATGAGGCAGTCCGGGCGGGGAAGTGGGTTGGACTGGCAAACAAAGAGTGTCTGGTAGCGGCTGGTGAATTGATTACCACCGAGGCTCGACGCCAGCAAAAGCCGCTACTCCCAATCGACAGCGAACACAACGCGGTCCACCAGTGCATGCGTGGAGGCAGTCTCGCTGAAGTCACAGCGGTGTGGCTGACAGCTTCCGGTGGCCCATTCCTGAACACCCCAAAGTCTGAATTCAGCAACATCACTGTGCAGCAGGCGCTCAATCATCCGACCTGGAAAATGGGGAAGCGGATCACCATTGATTCTGCAACTTTGATGAACAAGGGATTCGAAGTCATCGAAGCTTGCCGGCTTTTCAATCTGCCTCCCGCGCAGGTCAAGGTGATTGTCCATCCGCAATCAACGATTCACTCTTTGGTGGAATTCCGCGACGGCAGCATTCTTGCTCAACTGTCGGTGACAGACATGCGGCTTCCCATCCTGTATGCATTGACCTATCCGGAGCGGCTGGAATCAGGGTTGAAGTTCGACTTAACCAGCTTAAGAAAGCTCGATTTCTGTGCTCCTGATATGGAGAAATTCCCTTGCCTCAAACTAGCGTACGAAGCAGCCGAGGCCGGGGGAGCTAAAACCATTGCCCTCAATGCAGCCGATGAGGTTGCAGTTGCAGCGTTTTTGGACGGTGTGATCGGTTTTGAGGAGATCCCCAGGACAATAAAACGGGTGCTGGACGAAACTACTCCATCGCATCCTGAATCTATTAAACAAGTACTGCAGATTGATGTCGAAGCAAGGGCCTTTGCTGCCGAGGTGACAGGGTTCGAAAAGCCCTCATTCCCAGCATTGGGGGTGTACACTCTTTAAGCTCCGGCCTTGGAAACATTGAAATCTTAAGATGCAAACATTGACTAGTTTTCTTGTAGGTACCGCGTATGCAGTTGTGGCGGTAGCGTTTGTGCTCGGAGTGATGATTCTAGTGCACGAATTCGGCCACTACGCGGTGGCAAAGTTGTGCGGCGTTCGCGTGGACGTCTTTTCTCTCGGATTTGGAAAGCGCCTTTTCGGGTTCCGGCGCGGCGACACTGATTATCGGATTAGCGCGCTGCCTCTCGGCGGCTACGTCAAGATGGCAGGCGAAAATCCTATGGATGCTCGTACTGGGGATCCAGGTGAATTTGTCTCTCATCCGCGCTGGCAAAGGCTCCTCATCGCCGTTGCCGGTCCAACGATGAACATCCTGCTCGCGGTTGGAATTGTCACCGGCGTATTCATGGTGCACTACTCGCACGACTGGTATCTCGATCAACCCACGCGAGTCGGATGGGTAGAGGAGAACTCTCCTGCCGCAAAAGCGGGTCTGATGCCGGGAGATTTGATTACGCAGATCGACGGAGTCTCGAATCCACTTTGGGAAGACACCAAGGCAAAGATCACGATTAGCCCGCAACAGCCACTACCAATCACACTGAAACGTGGCGATAAGAGCATTTCTTCGACGCTAATACCTGATACTTATGGTCCGAGCCATGCCGGAGAAGCCGGCCTCGAACCTGCCGGTGGGATTACCGTCGAGGGCATGGAAGAGAATATGCCTGCTTACAAGGCGGGGATCCGCAAGGGAGACGAGATCCTTGCCATTAATGGAACGGCACTTCATTCCATCGGTGAGTTAACTCACTTCTTGCAGCAGGACAAAGGCAAGCCCGTCGAGGTGACGGTAATGCGCGCCGGCAAAACCAGCAACTATCAAATGACCCCAGTGCTGGCCCCGAATGGCGAGGGCGCGGAGCGATACCGGATTGGTTTCTCGCCCGGCGTACGGCAGCACATTGACCGGCTGACTTTCTCGGAAGCTTTAAGCCGATCGGTAGAGACAAACAAGAAATACGCTTTCCTGTTAGTGGAACTCGTCGAGAAGATGGTACAGCGCAAGGTTTCAGTCAAGATGATGAGCGGTCCCATCGACATCGCGAAGGTTTCGGGTGAGGCTGCTCGCGAGCCAGGCTGGACGCCTCTGCTTCTCTTAATGGCAGGCATCAGTTTGAATCTCGGAATCTTCAACCTGTTCCCAATTCCTATTTTGGATGGCGGTGTGATTCTGCTGCTGC encodes the following:
- a CDS encoding type I DNA topoisomerase, with the translated sequence MSKALVIVESPGKAKTINKYLGKDYEVEASLGHVKDLPKSQIGVDFDNDFETEYIVIPGKEKVLTNLKKKAKGASAIYLAADPDREGEAIAAHLYEELGEAKPKKKRGGGIPIHRVTFNEITSKAVKAAFDHPREIDWNLVDAQQTRRVLDRIVGYQISPLLWDKVRRGLSAGRVQTVALRLIVEREREIKAFEKKEYWTIDAHLSAVKPPAFDARFTGIGGEKTEVPNGEVSEKITNAVRQAQWSVRSVEKKERRRSAAAPFTTSKFQQDASRKLRFSVKRAMMLAQRLYEGVELGDEGSVGLITYMRTDSMRVAQDALDEVRELVASNFGKEFLPESPNIYKSKKDAQEAHEAIRPTSALRHPDLVKQYLQEDEFKVYKLIWQRFVASQMMPAVFDQTSVDIDAVADRTYNFRVTGSVLKFEGFLKVYEESKEVKDEEDEALKHKLPPLEADQKLTLKDLKPEQHFTEPPPRYNEASLVKELEERGIGRPSTYAAILGTIQERQYVQKIGGKFIPTEIGLVVTDLLVKNFAEIFDPAYTARLEEELDEIEEGKEKWTDAMSEFYKRFQKDLKYAQKHMENVKRMEKPTDEKCERCGSPLVLKWGKFGSFFACSAYDKEDPNSCTFTKENVIDLPDLENADLQETTQEEYCENCGRTMVLKRGRFGQFMACTGYPECKTTRRLDQGKKVPDVPLEEICPKCGRNMVLRHGRYGEFVSCSGYPECKYVKQNFIGVSCPLCATEGRKDGELVEKKARRRGNIFYGCSNYPKCEFTSAYKPVAEECPECGSPYLLEKNLKAGTFLVCPNNKRTASEEEEPQPKRKKKPAKAKREAAAETTEAPIVKCDYSKQVATKEPVAVA
- a CDS encoding betaine-aldehyde dehydrogenase — encoded protein: MATATPLQMQDAVSQFLATPRKLLIDGRWVAASSGKTFDSIDPATGEVLARVAEGDKADIDAAVKAARRAFENGPWTKMSASERGRIIWKIADLLEEHTEEFAELETLDNGKPISVSRVADVPLAVDLFRYMAGWSTKIEGNTIPIAGPFFAYTRREPIGVVGQIIPWNFPLLMAAWKLGPALATGCTVVLKPAEQTPLSAVRLGELAMEAGLPPGVLNIVTGFGETAGAALAAHPDVDKIAFTGSTEVGKLIVHAAAGNLKKVTLELGGKSPNIVFDDADVNKATAGAANAIFFNHGQCCCAGSRLFVEDKIFDKVVEGVSESAKKIRVGPGMNTDTQMGPLVSEEQFRRVCGYMEAGLNEGAKAVVGGKKVGNRGYFVEPTVLVNTNPKMKVVQEEIFGPVVTAMPFKSVGEIAAEANNTSYGLAAGIWTKDIGKAHALANKLKAGTVWINCYNVFDAAMPFGGYKQSGWGREMGKEALELYTETKAVCVKIN
- a CDS encoding isoprenyl transferase; the protein is MKHLQENSSNVDELSAKERAVYSRLNPGHVPQHIAIIMDGNGRWANRRHLPRFVGHRSGVQTVRGVVETAARIGLSYLTLYAFSAENWKRRPRTEVDFLMQLLRQYLKQEVPRLNRNNVRLTCIGRIHELPKTVQERLKWAEEATAGNTGMVLTLALNYGARAEIVDAFRAIITAARNNGGIDHLHIDEEVVSRHLYGTMPDPDLVIRTSGELRVSNFLLWQIAYAEIYVTGKLWPDFEGVDLLEAIADYQRRDRRYGGLSASSNGRAQRVSGNGTRPDDSLASELALHK
- a CDS encoding CDP-archaeol synthase, whose amino-acid sequence is MQRVLTAIVLIPLVVLAVFKAPFWLFALILAIIALPCADEYLNIAAAHNLKPLRTLTYVAVLAVLGYYYVSVVIRQVRPLGLPGLQTLRDPWTQYQILLVMVSLMPFVLLVAAMQTEDLRQALPSAAVSYIALPYIGITLGFLLFTRGLIPDGAFAILYLLLVVWAGDICAYYVGGAIGRHRLAPRISPGKSWEGAAASIVGSMIAGTLMLVYNRPIAERLYDWKLLAGESVLSAKPSPAPNAIWMAILVSVSINIAAQLGDLVESMMKRGADIKDSGRLLPGHGGILDRVDALLLASPVLWYYCSFRKINF
- a CDS encoding 1-deoxy-D-xylulose-5-phosphate reductoisomerase, with amino-acid sequence MLEVSPDSKRRIAILGSTGSIGVSTLKIVEAYPERFSVTSLAAGNNVEIAFEQCRRWQPKLISMATEERASELKNLLNAVGLRIPVLSAAAGTVQVATHHDADFVVSAIVGVAGLEATYEAVRAGKWVGLANKECLVAAGELITTEARRQQKPLLPIDSEHNAVHQCMRGGSLAEVTAVWLTASGGPFLNTPKSEFSNITVQQALNHPTWKMGKRITIDSATLMNKGFEVIEACRLFNLPPAQVKVIVHPQSTIHSLVEFRDGSILAQLSVTDMRLPILYALTYPERLESGLKFDLTSLRKLDFCAPDMEKFPCLKLAYEAAEAGGAKTIALNAADEVAVAAFLDGVIGFEEIPRTIKRVLDETTPSHPESIKQVLQIDVEARAFAAEVTGFEKPSFPALGVYTL
- the rseP gene encoding RIP metalloprotease RseP; the protein is MQTLTSFLVGTAYAVVAVAFVLGVMILVHEFGHYAVAKLCGVRVDVFSLGFGKRLFGFRRGDTDYRISALPLGGYVKMAGENPMDARTGDPGEFVSHPRWQRLLIAVAGPTMNILLAVGIVTGVFMVHYSHDWYLDQPTRVGWVEENSPAAKAGLMPGDLITQIDGVSNPLWEDTKAKITISPQQPLPITLKRGDKSISSTLIPDTYGPSHAGEAGLEPAGGITVEGMEENMPAYKAGIRKGDEILAINGTALHSIGELTHFLQQDKGKPVEVTVMRAGKTSNYQMTPVLAPNGEGAERYRIGFSPGVRQHIDRLTFSEALSRSVETNKKYAFLLVELVEKMVQRKVSVKMMSGPIDIAKVSGEAAREPGWTPLLLLMAGISLNLGIFNLFPIPILDGGVILLLLIEGLMRRDISLHIKERIYQAAFVFLVLFAAMVIFNDITKSLPGLSGLLR